The Daucus carota subsp. sativus chromosome 7, DH1 v3.0, whole genome shotgun sequence genome window below encodes:
- the LOC108193941 gene encoding cytochrome P450 85A1, translated as MAVFIVLFGVVLGLCLLSTALLRWNEVKYRKKGLPPGTMGWPLFGETTEFLKQGPAFMKNQRARFGNVFKSHILGCPTIVSMDPELNKYILMNEAKGLVPGYPQSMLDILGKCNIAAVHGSTHKNMRGALLALVSPPMIRDTLLPKIDDFMRSHLSSWNGRIIDIQEKTKEMAFMSSLKQIAGLESSSMCQEFMPEFFKLVLGTLSLPINLPNTNYGRGFQARQSIVSMLRKLLEERRASQETHNDMLAHLMNTEENRYKLSDEEIIDQIITILYSGYETVSTTSMMAVKYLHDHPRVLQELRKEHLAIREKKRPEDPINWNDYKSMRFTRAVIFETSRLATIVNGVLRKTTKEMELNGYVIPEGWRIYVYTREINYDSRLYPEPLTFNPWRWLDKSMDAQNYFFIFGGGTRQCPGKELGVAEISTFLHYFVTKYRWEEVGGDKLMKFPRVEAPNGLHIRVSDY; from the exons ATGGCTGTTTTTATAGTCCTGTTTGGTGTGGTTTTGGGACTCTGTCTCTTGAGCACAGCTTTGTTGAGATGGAATGAAGTTAAGTACAGGAAGAAAGGGTTGCCTCCGGGGACTATGGGCTGGCCACTTTTTGGTGAGACCACTGAGTTCCTCAAACAAGGCCCAGCTTTCATGAAAAACCAAAGAGCAAG GTTTGGAAATGTTTTCAAGTCCCACATATTGGGCTGTCCTACAATAGTTTCTATGGATCCAGAGCTGAACAAATATATACTCATGAATGAAGCAAAAGGGCTTGTACCTGGTTATCCACAGTCCATGCTTGACATATTAGGGAAATGTAACATAGCAGCTGTCCATGGCTCCACTCACAAGAACATGAGAGGGGCATTGCTGGCTCTTGTTAGCCCCCCTATGATCAGAGATACCCTCTTGCCCAAAATCGATGATTTTATGAGATCTCATCTCAGCAGCTGGAATGGCAGAATCATTGATATTCAAGAGAAAACCAAAGAG ATGGCGTTTATGTCTTCACTCAAGCAGATTGCTGGTTTAGAGTCCAGCTCAATGTGTCAAGAGTTCATGCCTGAATTCTTTAAGCTAGTTTTGGGGACTCTTTCGTTGCCAATCAACCTCCCTAATACAAACTATGGCCGTGGCTTCCAG GCAAGGCAGAGCATTGTTAGCATGTTGAGAAAACTTTTAGAGGAGAGGAGGGCCTCTCAGGAAACACATAATGACATGCTGGCTCATCTTATGAACACTGAGGAGAATAGATACAAGCTTAGTGATGAAGAGATAATTGATCAAATTATTACAATCTTGTACTCTGGCTATGAAACTGTTTCAACTACTTCAATGATGGCTGTCAAAtatcttcatgatcatccaagGGTTCTTCAAGAACTCAGA AAAGAACATTTGGCAATCAGAGAAAAGAAAAGGCCAGAGGATCCGATTAATTGGAATGACTACAAATCCATGAGATTTACGCGCGCT GTGATCTTTGAGACATCCAGATTAGCTACAATTGTTAATGGGGTTTTGAGGAAAACAACTAAAGAAATGGAACTGAATG GTTATGTGATTCCTGAAGGATGGAGAATATATGTTTATACTCGGGAAATCAACTATGACTCCCGGCTATACCCTGAGCCACTTACATTTAATCCCTGGAGATGGCTG gACAAGAGCATGGATGCTCAAAACTACTTTTTTATATTCGGAGGTGGTACTAGACAATGTCCTGGAAAGGAACTCGGGGTGGCTGAAATTTCAACCTTCTTGCATTACTTCGTAACTAAATACAG ATGGGAAGAAGTTGGAGGAGATAAGCTGATGAAATTTCCAAGAGTTGAAGCACCAAATGGGTTACATATTAGGGTTTCAGATTACTAA